One Tachypleus tridentatus isolate NWPU-2018 chromosome 3, ASM421037v1, whole genome shotgun sequence DNA window includes the following coding sequences:
- the LOC143247254 gene encoding uncharacterized protein LOC143247254 has protein sequence MVYILQVLDLGFNKLVQVPESALKNTPYLTLLALDGNPLETLPLAAFTHLNSTLRGLSIGGSHLKCDCRIRWVAQWIRKYNLQVTSRERNPKFCGDSEPLKGKLFTQIAPSELICDNETVTTTNSRTDAFLLDTSTFPLPKDLNKLSSIFVSFQDADNPSETDGNTITEEFILSSGKTPTTGTFSNLRTPSGVTKTLPPPTSVQDNINISDAYRKGSSVVIEWEPKFDNSSRVRVIYRYFGETVFHQSSVLDPSQRQYIIPDLPANSCVVVCVTTIEDISNTTRDFLHHSRCREIKYDRFKADFFFKVVTAAATSVSAVVIVALIVFVCCLCRRKKSVLPPPPTTSLPPLTLDHEWETMSIYSGRSIPRVRISYVDPAVHADKSYYNHSFLMDESRLYTSPFSHMSNIYTSVRPAVDGQSQNSYSQLSNKYGNNYCLGSPEMYKSGQHQFSDHLVGSPPRKKKPRRDCLTTAGFLHEYDNDGNVKPNDVS, from the exons ATGGTTTACATTCTACAGGTACTTGACTTGGGTTTCAATAAATTGGTACAAGTTCCTGAGTCTGCTTTAAAGAACACACCTTATCTGACTTTACTCGCATTAGACGGAAATCCCTTGGAGACACTGCCCCTAGCGGCATTTACTCACCTCAATTCTACCCTGAGAGGGTTAAGTATTGGAG GATCTCATTTGAAATGTGACTGTCGAATCCGTTGGGTAGCTCAATGGATCCGTAAGTACAATCTTCAAGTGACCAGTCGTGAGCGAAATCCTAAGTTTTGCGGTGATTCAGAACCTCTTAAGGGTAAATTGTTTACACAAATTGCACCATCTGAGCTTATCTGTGATAACGAGACAGTTACAACCACTAACTCAAGGACCGATGCATTTTTATTGGATACCTCGACCTTTCCTTTACCCAAGGATCTTAACAAGTTATCTAGTATTTTTGTGTCCTTCCAAGATGCAGACAATCCTTCTGAAACTGATGGAAACACCATTACTGAAGAGTTTATTTTATCTTCAGGGAAAACACCAACTACTGGCACATTCTCAAACCTTCGTACTCCATCTGGTGTCACAAAGACACTGCCGCCTCCAACTTCAGTCCAAGACAACATAAATATTTCTGATGCTTACAGAAAGGGATCTTCAGTCGTGATAGAATGGGAGCCAAAGTTCGACAACTCGTCTAGGGTTCGTGTTATTTATAGATACTTTGGGGAAACAGTCTTTCATCAGAGTTCTGTGTTAGATCCTAGCCAAAGACAATACATTATTCCAGATCTTCCAGCAAACTCTTGTGTGGTAGTTTGCGTCACAACAATAGAAGACATTTCAAACACCACCAGGGACTTTCTTCATCACAGTCGGTGTCGAGAAATAAAATACGATCGATTTAAAGCTGACTTTTTCTTCAAGGTCGTGACCGCTGCAGCCACTTCCGTTAGTGCCGTGGTCATTGTGGCTCTAATCGTATTTGTTTGTTGTCTCTGTAGAAGAAAGAAGAGTGTTCTACCTCCCCCACCCACCACCAGTTTACCACCTCTTACATTGGACCATGAATGGGAAACAATGTCCATTTATAGTGGCCGCAGTATACCAAGAGTTCGGATATCTTATGTTGACCCTGCTGTTCATGCAGATAAATCATATTATAACCACAGTTTTCTAATGGATGAGTCGAGACTCTATACCTCTCCATTCTCTCACATGTCAAACATTTACACGAGCGTTAGGCCAGCTGTTGATGGTCAATCACAGAATTCCTACTCTCAACTCTCCAACAAGTATGGAAACAATTATTGTTTAGGAAGTCCTGAAATGTACAAGTCTGGACAACATCAGTTTTCTGATCACTTGGTTGGCTCTCCTCCTAGAAAGAAGAAACCCCGGAGGGATTGTCTCACTACAGCGGGCTTTCTACATGAATACGACAATGATGGAAATGTTAAACCTAACGATGTGTCGTAA